The following coding sequences lie in one Cercospora beticola chromosome 9, complete sequence genomic window:
- a CDS encoding uncharacterized protein (antiSMASH:Cluster_8): MAAAAIVAEPPWPVPTAAIINNIRQRNHHRHPSAPHHDTPLSAAGFDVDDNYYSSHHHDWAYDQDHDAFRAVIPSETKVQRRTLRNNSHRNSLRTPPRRSSHGSGVGIALPRSVAVPKGRVHRSVSLPGVGDKTMASITVESIAEESVPSSPPELSYSKSSKSSSSLTSDDELCVSGQEGGLSKHGHFEEVVLEEEGGSDDREDSNLPPDSRPTLRRPPPKSLTTGAVARRRSGTGTSPPPRPLTNGVRQARYPSLQGAVSGALRDQSLNLPHGRSMQRAVSSPTLTHMHHQAQRFPSRSPSPNKPYAQNGQCSSPQTIAGSTPKASYESQGSASRRPSWQPSRKSTKELEAEYNDEDEDVPEDAILENVPISPLPGHYTVPLSPNPLPSGHRSTTPSPNRRPGPHANMHSANIPKGAKRPNGMPRSPKYPHRPKIPHANTVAAIPMDPRSRQFRSKSWTEDLNYEARELSQKLEEYAERLSQEKRSASNSGTNSAASSPPRSSWSKPAGTGSSLPSVPSGLPPLQKGNIMIDPLPISKEKEAVLSRTRPSWLPPKDPQEEKKHLKEFQQMMARAAEAEKKRALKEQSNREGKEEMQGSIARIWEQHVLPNWDAVVKEPRTRELWWRGVTPSARGEVWSKAIGNELELSSASFEAALARAHALEAKIADMNEEEKADSKEAAWMDAIARDVPNTFPELKVYQDSRGTLYQSLSDVLKAYTMYRSDVGYVYGTHLVAGIVCLQLPAAEAFVLLANMLNRPLPLAFLVHDQPAMGRAYELTLQTLKYKYARLHDHLTSPQLDIRPEEYLDPMYRCLFAYNLSAEHVSRIWDIFVFEGDRALVRAAVAVLAQLESKLYGSREEVLQQIGWMNLERWPVAAGDGFIEAMREAGKVDRRGSA, translated from the coding sequence atggccgctgctgccattgttgcTGAGCCTCCCTGGCCCGTCCCTACAGCAGCAATCATAAACAATATTCGCCAACGAaatcaccaccgccaccctTCCGCGCCGCACCACGACACTCCGCTGTCCGCTGCCGGCTTCGACGTCGACGATAATTATTATTCctcccaccaccacgactGGGCCTACGATCAGGATCACGATGCTTTTCGCGCCGTAATCCCATCTGAGACCAAAGTGCAACGCCGAACCCTTCGAAATAACAGTCACCGCAATTCTCTACGCACACCACCGCGCCGGTCGTCGCATGGGAGTGGAGTGGGAATAGCGCTGCCCAGGAGCGTCGCGGTGCCGAAAGGCAGGGTTCATCGGAGTGTCAGCCTGCCAGGTGTGGGTGATAAGACCATGGCCAGCATCACAGTAGAAAGCATCGCCGAGGAAAGCGTGCCAAGTTCTCCGCCGGAACTGAGTTATtcgaagtcgtcgaagaGTAGTTCTTCCCTCACTTCAGATGACGAACTATGTGTTAGTGGTCAAGAGGGCGGTCTGTCCAAGCACGGGCACTTTGAAGAAGTGgtgctggaagaagaaggtggcAGTGATGACAGGGAGGACAGCAATCTCCCGCCGGATTCCAGACCAACACTGCGCCGCCCACCTCCCAAATCCCTGACCACGGGCGCGGTAGCACGCAGACGCAGTGGAACAGGAACAAGCCCACCTCCGCGGCCATTGACGAATGGCGTCCGACAAGCCAGATATCCATCTCTGCAAGGCGCTGTGAGTGGTGCCTTGCGAGATCAGAGCCTCAACCTACCTCACGGGCGGAGCATGCAACGCGCTGTCTCTAGTCCAACTTTGACGCACATGCACCATCAAGCTCAGCGCTTCCCTTCGCGCTCGCCCAGTCCGAACAAACCGTACGCGCAGAATGGTCAATGCAGCTCACCGCAAACCATAGCCGGCTCGACACCGAAGGCATCCTACGAGTCTCAAGGTTCGGCCTCGCGGCGACCATCGTGGCAGccgagcagaaagagcacGAAGGAGCTCGAGGCAGAATacaacgacgaggacgaagacgtcCCCGAGGACGCCATTTTGGAGAACGTGCCTATATCACCACTGCCAGGTCACTACACGGTACCGCTCTCGCCGAACCCATTGCCAAGCGGCCACCGATCTACGACACCTAGTCCGAATCGAAGACCAGGGCCACACGCGAATATGCACTCTGCAAACATACCCAAGGGCGCAAAACGTCCCAATGGGATGCCTCGATCGCCGAAGTACCCACACCGCCCCAAGATACCGCACGCGAATACCGTGGCAGCCATTCCGATGGATCCGCGAAGCCGACAATTTAGAAGCAAGTCGTGGACGGAGGATCTGAACTACGAAGCTCGGGAGCTGtcgcagaagctggaagaaTATGCTGAGCGTCTGTCGCAAGAAAAGAGGAGCGCATCAAATTCAGGGACAAACAGCGCCGCGAGCAGCCCACCACGATCGAGCTGGTCGAAGCCAGCGGGAACGGGATCGAGCCTCCCCAGCGTTCCAAGTGGACTGCCCCCTTTGCAGAAAGGAAACATCATGATTGACCCCTTACCCATcagcaaggagaaggaggccgTTCTCAGCAGAACACGGCCGTCATGGTTGCCTCCTAAGGATccgcaagaagagaagaaacaTCTGAAGGAATTTCAACAGATGATGGCCAGagctgcagaggcagagaaAAAGCGCGCCTTGAAAGAGCAAAGTAATCGcgaaggcaaagaagagaTGCAAGGCAGTATTGCACGAATATGGGAGCAACACGTCCTGCCTAACTGGGACGCGGTGGTCAAAGAACCACGAACTAGAGAACTCTGGTGGAGAGGCGTCACACCAAGCGCGAGAGGAGAGGTCTGGTCCAAGGCCATTGGGAACGAGCTCGAGCTCTCGAGTGCTTCCTTTGAGGCTGCTCTTGCGAGAGCACACGCGCTCGAAGCGAAGATTGCGGATATgaatgaagaagaaaaggccGATTCGAAAGAGGCTGCCTGGATGGACGCTATCGCCCGAGACGTGCCCAACACGTTCCCGGAACTCAAGGTGTACCAAGATTCACGTGGGACTCTGTATCAGAGTCTGTCCGATGTCCTGAAAGCGTATACGATGTACCGCAGCGATGTGGGCTACGTGTACGGAACGCACCTCGTGGCCGGCATCGTGTGTCTGCAACTCCCGGCCGCGGAAGCATTCGTGCTACTGGCCAATATGCTCAACCGACCTCTTCCACTGGCTTTCCTGGTCCACGATCAGCCGGCCATGGGAAGAGCCTACGAGCTCACACTGCAAACGCTCAAATATAAATACGCTCGCCTCCACGACCACCTCACTTCACCACAATTGGACATCAGACCGGAAGAATATCTCGACCCTATGTATCGCTGTCTCTTCGCCTACAATCTCTCCGCCGAGCACGTATCCCGCATCTGGGATATCTTTGTTTTCGAAGGTGATCGGGCGCTGGTTCGTGCCGCGGTCGCCGTTCTGGCGCAGCTGGAGAGCAAGCTTTATGGATCGAGAGAGGAAGTGTTGCAGCAAATTGGGTGGATGAACCTGGAAAGATGGCCTGTCGCGGCTGGAGATGGCTTTATCGAAGCTATGCGCGAGGCTGGAAAAGTTGATCGGAGGGGAAGCGCTTAG
- the FSR1 gene encoding fusarubin cluster-polyketide synthase (SMCOG1021:malonyl CoA-acyl carrier protein transacylase~antiSMASH:Cluster_8), with product MSGSQKLYLFGDQTYEVQPHLKDLLRYRTNPVLDDFLVKAYDVIRNHIYELPIQVRDDLPRFTCVDDLLLMKPASTRCIPLDMAITCLYQLGVFISQTDLEYPRSDNARVLGLCTGTLAAAAVSCSRSTLDLIPLAVAAVSAAFKTGMHVTDLAHRVQPSPDATTGLTWSMLAAASESTTEALSKFCQETKLPLTDRPYVSAVAPSAITISGPPNSLAKLISSDHFTGIRIKRIPIFAPYHCPHLCSQDDVEEIVAGLDATTAQRRNETPVLSTAGTVVGVENFEFLLKEAISQILLQPISWSGIIDEVQKWLNASDAESFNINAIATIADQVIYNALKQSSLKNLVSSAPAQPKLNTPEQAPGNPKQPKLAIIGLSGRYPDAKDNEAFWNLLYQGLDVHKEVPAFHWDAKTHVDPTGKIKNTSTTPYGCWLDNPKEFDCKFFNISPREAAEIDPAQRIALMTAYEAIEQAGLVPDATPSTRRDRVGVFYGVTSNDWMETNSAQNISGNRAFIPGRINYCFKFSGPSYAVDTACSSSLAGIHIACNALWRGDIDTAIAGGTNVLTNPDFTSGLSRGHFLSNTGNCKTFDDDADGYCRGEGVGTVIIKRLDDAIADKDPIQGIILGAYTNHSAESESITRPHVGAQRAIFQKILNQGAVDPYDVSYVEMHGTGTQAGDAGEMSSVLQTFAPPLDGVKKPRSEDQALYLGSAKANIGHGEAVSGVSALIKVLLMMKKNMIPPHVGIKNKINHKFPTDLDKRNVNIAMKATPWERKGSGPRRTFVNNFSAAGGNSALLLEDAPLVGEIEDSDPRTLHLIALSGKNGSSLQGNLQSLRNYLRQNSEVSLSQLSYTTTARRIHHQHRVMLCGKDASELCQQIDKAAEDKVGMTRPKSAPKVLFTFTGNGAQYPGMARELFDNFSVFRKEMRRLDKIGQNLGFPSMLPVIQSTEQDIGMFAPTPVQLATTCMQIALTRLWASFEIRPAAVVGHSLGEYAALNVAGVLSDTDTLYLVGKRAQLLEAKCQVGTHSMLVVKSDVKTIFAALRDSKFEVACINSPVETVLAGPSAEIASFSETLSAAGLKSTLLKVPYAFHSSQVDPILGDFTELARGVTYSSARIPILCPLDGSVVDKMTESFDAEYFSRHCREPVNMLTALEQAQSEGYISDATTTLEIGPHPAVSGMVKANLPKIVNLPSLQRGRYVWATMSAALKTLYMAGADIRWSQYHRDFPSSHKVLPLPAYSWDLKDYWIQYVNDWSLRKGDAPLVIKERAAKLESTTIHNIVEETGDDQKAHIVVEADIAREDLSPLVQGHEVDGIPLCTPSVYCDIALSLGTYLVDKYRPQQTERLVDVGSMDISKALILNSAGSKQLLQAHADVDWANNEAKIRFMSFNARQKLQEHARCVVRFQDRSLLTKLEAEKATIKKKMQNLRDGIAKETAARFNRPMVYRAIRPLARFHDDYRAIDEVVLDSKTLEATSKLSFGTVKRGGDYHTHPAVIDALTQSCGFTMNCNDAVDLDKEVFMNHGWAGFQIFEPIDFDKTYTTYTQMHEGNDKLWHGDVAIFDQDDKIVASFKGIAIQGVPRRVLKVILNNESRSVQPKGVEAPPKAAPVEKVAPASAKVTAPAKPAARTEPAALAPAPKIGQALTIVAEESGIAENDLGDDTVFADAGIDSLMGLTISARFKEELDLDLDFNSLFYEYPAVKDLKKLLGESGLTAGPQSTIRSEPESENSSDSGHDASGSSDAGSDAGTGATTPISSIGTPDSKKHGSNVNSEVFKSALSIVSEESGVAVGDLTDETDFADSGIDSLLSLVIVSRLRDELELDIQHESLFLECPTVRDLKTMLCGETAEPAELTPPAIEELETPPKPATIAEPEAAPVKMRSAEQIAALPARKQAVTELVNKYTAGFTAPSPDPNGKMPAENEKVVLVTGASGSLGGHLTYHLAMLEDVKTVVCLNRENRNEKYARQHKAMKEKGIRFPDNLRHKLLVFQTDTSKPKFGLTDEEYEKLTGSVTHLVHNAWPMSAKRPLAGFEPQFQVFRNLIDFGCDVVSKRPASFKFGFQLVSSIGVVGQYDIDNYKPGTGMKQIVPEERVDIDSVLTNGYGEAKWGCERMLDETLHKHSDHFRTMAVRLGQIAGSKTSGYWNPMEHFGFLVKSSQTLNALPDLDGGLFWTPVNDIAGALSDLVLADNTPYPIYHIENPVGQSWKDMTKILAEALHIDNIVPFNDWLEMVKNAPQKDNPASTLLDFLDDNFLRMSCGGLVLDCKKTVEHSPILAACGPVSDIVAQKYIQIWKEIGFLKSTAEDRARFEEIRERLWGSAPAAK from the exons ATGTCTGGATCACAGAAGCTTTACCTCTTCGGAGACCAGACCTACGAGGTCCAGCCACATCTCAAGGACCTTCTCCGATACAGGACAAATCCTGTGCTCGACGACTTCCTCGTCAAGGCATACGATGTCATCCGAAACCACATCTATGAGCTTCCCATCCAAGTACGGGACGACCTGCCAAGGTTCACTTGTGTCGACGACTTGCTTTTGATGAAGCCTGCATCGACAAGATGCATCCCCTTGGACATGGCTATCACGTGCTTGTATCAACTAGGTGTCTTCATCAGTCAGACAGACCTCGAGTACCCTCGCTCAGATAACGCCCGCGTCTTGGGGTTATGCACTGGCactctggcagcagcagctgtcaGCTGCAGTCGAAGCACGCTCGACCTCATCCCACTGGCTGTGGCAGCAGTATCCGCCGCATTCAAGACTGGAATGCACGTCACCGACCTCGCTCATCGTGTTCAACCATCGCCGGATGCCACGACGGGTCTCACTTGGTCGATGCTCGCCGCTGCCTCTGAAAGCACCACCGAGGCGTTGTCAAAATTCTGCCAAGAGACAAAGTTGCCGTTGACTGACAGGCCTTATGTCTCCGCCGTTGCACCAAGTGCCATCACCATCAGCGGCCCGCCCAATTCTCTGGCGAAGCTCATCAGCTCTGATCACTTCACTGGGATCAGAATCAAGCGCATTCCGATCTTCGCTCCTTATCACTGCCCGCATCTCTGCTCGCAGGATGATGTTGAGGAGATCGTGGCCGGCTTGGACGCTACCACTGCTCAGCGTCGTAACGAGACGCCTGTTCTGTCAACAGCAGGCACTGTTGTCGGTGTCGAGAACTTTGAATTCCTCCTCAAGGAGGCCATTTCGCAGATCTTGCTCCAGCCAATTAGCTGGTCTGGTATTATTGACGAAGTGCAGAAATGGCTTAACGCCTCTGATGCAGAGTCCTTCAACATCAATGCCATTGCAACGATAGCAGATCAAGTGATCTACAATGCGCTCAAGCAAAGTAGCCTGAAGAACTTAGTGtcttcagcaccagcacaaCCCAAGCTGAACACCCCAGAGCAAGCACCTGGGAATCCGAAGCAACCGAAGCTTGCCATTATTGGTCTCTCCGGACGATATCCTGATGCGAAGGACAACGAAGCCTTCTGGAACTTGTTGTACCAAGGTCTCGATGTTCACAAAGAAGTGCCTGCATTTCACTGGGACGCCAAAACCCACGTCGACCCAACAGGCAAAATCAAGAACACCAGCACCACACCATATGGCTGTTGGTTGGACAACCCAAAGGAGTTTGACTGCAAGTTTTTCAATATCAG CcctcgagaagcagcagagatcGATCCTGCCCAGCGCATTGCACTTATGACTGCATACGAAGCCATTGAGCAAGCAGGCCTTGTTCCCGATGCGACACCAAGCACTCGACGTGATCGTGTTGGCGTCTTCTATGGCGTAACAAGCAATGACTGGATGGAGACCAACTCCGCCCAGAACATCA GCGGCAATCGAGCCTTCATCCCAGGAAGGATCAACTATTGTTTCAAGTTTTCTGGCCCATCGTATGCAGTCGATACTGCTTGCTCCTCCAGTTTAGCTGGTATCCATATCGCCTGCAATGCACTTTGGCGTGGAGACATCGATACGGCTATTGCAGGCGGTACTAACGTCCTCACGAATCCAGACTTCACGTCCGGACTTTCGCGAGGGCACTTTCTTTCCAACACGGGCAATTGCAAAACGTttgacgatgatgccgaCGGATACTGCCGAGGTGAAGGTGTTGGTACTGTGATCATTAAGCGTCTCGATGATGCGATCGCCGACAAAGACCCGATCCAAGGCATTATCTTGGGTGCGTACACCAACCACAGCGCAGAGAGTGAGTCGATCACTCGACCACACGTGGGTGCTCAGCGTGCCATCTTCCAGAAGATCCTGAACCAAGGTGCTGTCGATCCATACGATGTTAGCTACGTGGAGATGCACGGCACTGGCACTCAAGCCGGAGACGCCGGCGAGATGTCCAGTGTCCTGCAGACGTTCGCTCCACCACTTGATGGAGTCAAGAAGCCTCGTTCAGAGGATCAGGCGTTGTACCTTGGAAGTGCTAAAGCGAACATCGGCCACGGAGAAGCTGTATCAGGCGTTTCGGCTTTAATCAAGGTGCTTCtcatgatgaagaagaacatgaTCCCGCCTCACGTAGGTATCAAGAACAAGATCAACCACAAGTTCCCCACGGACCTCGACAAGCGCAACGTCAATATTGCCATGAAAGCCACCCCATGGGAGCGAAAGGGATCCGGACCGAGAAGAACCTTCGTGAACAACTTCAGTGCTGCAGGAGGCAACTCCGCATTGCTGCTCGAGGATGCTCCGCTCGTTGGAGAAATCGAAGACAGTGATCCTCGAACTCTTCACTTGATCGCTCTCTCTGGGAAGAACGGCAGTTCTCTGCAAGGCAACCTACAATCCTTGCGAAACTATCTGAGGCAGAATTCGGAGGTTTCGCTCAGCCAGTTGTCTTACACCACAACAGCACGCAGAAtccaccaccagcaccgcGTTATGCTGTGCGGCAAGGACGCCAGCGAGCTCTGTCAGCAAATCGACAAGGCAGCCGAAGACAAAGTCGGCATGACCAGGCCCAAGAGTGCTCCGAAGGTCTTGTTCACTTTCACTGGAAACGGTGCCCAGTATCCTGGCATGGCCCGCGAGCTTTTCGATAACTTCTCCGTCTTCCGCAAGGAGATGCGCCGCCTCGATAAGATTGGCCAAAATCTTGGATTCCCGTCCATGCTTCCCGTCATCCAATCGACTGAGCAAGACATCGGTATGTTTGCCCCAACGCCAGTGCAACTGGCCACGACTTGCATGCAGATCGCCTTGACCAGGCTTTGGGCCTCTTTCGAGATCAGACCTGCTGCAGTGGTCGGCCACTCCCTTGGCGAGTACGCTGCCCTCAACGTAGCAGGTGTATTGTCCGACACGGACACCCTTTACCTTGTTGGCAAGCGAGCGCAGCTGCTGGAGGCCAAGTGCCAGGTTGGCACCCACTCCATGCTGGTCGTCAAGAGCGATGTCAAGACTATCTTTGCGGCACTCCGCGACTCcaagttcgaagtcgcctGCATCAATTCGCCTGTCGAGACCGTGCTTGCAGGCCCTAGTGCAGAGATCGCATCTTTCAGCGAAACCTTGAGCGCAGCTGGTCTCAAGTCCACGCTGCTCAAGGTGCCATATGCGTTTCACTCTTCGCAAGTGGACCCAATCCTCGGGGACTTCACTGAGCTGGCTCGTGGAGTCACATATTCTAGTGCACGAATTCCAATTCTGTGCCCGCTCGACGGAAGCGTTGTCGACAAGATGACTGAGAGCTTCGATGCCGAATACTTTTCTCGCCATTGCCGCGAGCCGGTGAATATGCTCACTGCTCTCGAGCAAGCTCAGTCGGAGGGCTACATTAGCGATGCCACCACGACACTCGAGATTGGGCCACATCCAGCTGTCAGCGGTATGGTCAAGGCTAACCTGCCCAAGATTGTCAACTTGCCCTCGCTGCAGCGCGGCAGATATGTCTGGGCAACCATGTCAGCAGCACTGAAGACTTTGTACATGGCTGGCGCGGACATCAGGTGGTCTCAGTATCATCGCGACTTCCCTTCCTCACACAAGGTTCTTCCACTTCCGGCCTACAGCTGGGATCTCAAGGATTACTGGATCCAGTATGTCAATGATTGGTCCCTGCGCAAGGGCGATGCTCCATTGGTCATCAAAGAGCGTGCGGCAAAGCTCGAGAGCACCACGATCCACAACATCGTGGAGGAGACCGGCGATGACCAGAAGGCGCATATCGTGGTTGAAGCTGATATCGCTCGTGAAGATCTCAGCCCACTTGTGCAAGGCCACGAGGTGGATGGCATTCCTCTCTGCACGCCAAGTGTCTACTGCGACATTGCACTTTCTCTTGGTACCTATCTTGTGGACAAGTACCGCCCGCAACAGACCGAAAGACTGGTCGATGTCGGCAGCATGGATATCTCCAAGGCTCTGATCTTGAACTCGGCAGGAAGCAAGCAGCTCCTCCAAGCTCACGCGGATGTCGATTGGGCCAACAACGAAGCCAAGATCCGCTTCATGTCTTTCAACGCCCGGCAAAAGCTTCAAGAGCATGCTCGATGCGTGGTTCGCTTCCAAGATCGCAGTCTCTTGACTAAGCTcgaagcagagaaggccaccatcaagaagaagatgcagaaCTTGCGCGACGGCATTGCCAAAGAGACGGCAGCTCGCTTCAACAGGCCTATGGTATACCGCGCCATTCGTCCACTGGCTCGCTTTCACGACGATTACCGTGCAATCGATGAAGTCGTGCTCGATAGCAAGACTCTCGAAGCGACCAGCAAGCTCAGCTTTGGCACAGTCAAGAGAGGTGGTGACTATCACACCCACCCGGCTGTCATCGATGCGTTGACGCAGTCATGTGGCTTCACCATGAACTGCAATGATGCTGTCGACCTTGACAAGGAAGTGTTCATGAATCACGGCTGGGCAGGTTTCCAGATCTTCGAGCcgatcgacttcgacaagACGTACACCACGTACACCCAGATGCACGAGGGCAACGATAAGCTCTGGCACGGCGATGTTGCAATCTTTGACCAAGATGACAAGATCGTTGCGAGCTTCAAAGGTATCGCCATCCAGGGTGTGCCACGCCGTGTCCTCAAAGTCATCTTGAACAATGAGAGCAGAAGCGTCCAGCCAAAGGGAGTGGAGGCGCCACCAAAAGCTGCACCAGTCGAGAAGGTCGCACCAGCCTCAGCGAAGGTTACCGCACCTGCAAAGCCTGCAGCTCGAACGGAACCTGCGGCGCTCGCCCCTGCCCCGAAGATTGGTCAAGCTCTGACAATTGTCGCCGAGGAGAGTGGTATTGCTGAGAACGATCTTGGCGACGATACTGTCTTCGCTGATGCAGGTATTGACAGCTTGATGGGCTTGACTATTTCCGCTCGATTCAAGGAAGAACTGGACCTGGACCTCGACTTCAACTCGCTCTTCTACGAGTACCCTGCTGTCAAGGATCTCAAGAAGCTCCTCGGAGAATCAGGCCTTACCGCAGGTCCACAGTCTACGATCAGAAGCGAGCCAGAGTCGGAGAACAGCAGCGACTCTGGTCATGATGCGAGTGGCTCATCTGACGCGGGTTCCGATGCAGGAACTGGCGCAACGACTCCAATCTCCTCTATTGGCACACCTGATTCGAAGAAGCATGGTTCCAACGTGAACTCCGAGGTCTTCAAGAGCGCCTTGTCCATCGTCTCTGAGGAGTCTGGGGTAGCTGTGGGAGACCTTACTGACGAGACCGATTTCGCCGACAGCGGTATCGATTCTCTGCTCtcgctcgtcatcgtcagccGACTCCGTGATGAGCTCGAACTCGACATCCAGCACGAGTCGCTCTTCCTAGAGTGCCCTACCGTCCGCGACCTCAAGACCATGTTGTGTGGAGAGACTGCCGAGCCAGCTGAGTTAACTCCTCCAGCTATCGAGGAATTGGAAACGCCACCCAAGCCAGCCACGATTGCTGAGCCAGAGGCTGCCCCAGTCAAGATGAGATCCGCAGAACAGATTGCTGCCCTTCCAGCACGCAAGCAGGCTGTCACCGAATTGGTCAATAAGTACACAGCGGGCTTCACAGCGCCTTCTCCAGATCCAAACGGAAAGATGCCAGCCGAGAACGAGAAGGTCGTCCTCGTTACCGGTGCCAGTGGCAGTCTCGGTGGCCATCTCACATACCACTTGGCTATGCTCGAGGATGTCAAGACCGTAGTCTGCCTCAACCGCGAGAACAGAAATGAGAAGTATGCTCGTCAGCACAAGGCTATGAAAGAGAAAGGTATCCGCTTCCCTGATAACCTGCGACACAAGCTGTTGGTCTTCCAGACCGACACCAGCAAGCCAAAGTTCGGGCTTACAGACGAGGAGTACGAGAAGCTGACAGGCTCTGTCACCCATCTCGTTCACAACGCCTGGCCAATGAGCGCAAAGCGTCCACTTGCTGGTTTCGAGCCTCAGTTCCAGGTCTTCCGTAACCTCATCGACTTCGGATGCGATGTGGTCTCTAAGAGACCAGCCAGCTTCAAGTTCGGATTCCAGTTGGTATCTTCGATTGGAGTTGTGGGCCAGTACGATATTGACAACTACAAGCCCGGCACTGGAATGAAGCAGATTGTTCCCGAGGAGCGAGTTGATATTGACTCTGTCCTCACAAACGGATATGGCGAGGCCAAGTGGGGATGTGAGAGGATGCTTGACGAGACTCTTCACAAGCACTCCGATCACTTCCGCACTATGGCTGTCCGCCTTGGTCAGATTGCGGGTTCAAAGACATCCGGATATTGGAACCCAATG GAACACTTCGGATTCTTGGTCAAGAGCTCGCAGACGCTCAATGCTCTCCCCGACCTCGATGGTGGCCTCTTTTGGACTCCAGTCAACGACATCGCAGGAGCACTTTCCGATCTCGTCCTCGCTGACAATACACCATATCCCATCTACCACATCGAGAACCCCGTCGGCCAATCATGGAAGGATATGACCAAGATCCTGGCAGAGGCACTTCATATTGATAACATTGTTCCCTTCAACGACTGGCTCGAGATGGTGAAGAATGCGCCTCAGAAGGACAATCCGGCTTCTACGCTGCTCGACTTCCTCGACGACAACTTTCTCCGCATGTCATGCGGTGGCCTGGTGCTGGACTGTAAGAAGACTGTCGAGCACTCGCCTATTCTTGCAGCTTGCGGTCCTGTATCCGACATTGTTGCTCAAAAGTATATCCAGATTTGGAAAGAGATT GGCTTCCTGAAATCCACTGCGGAAGATCGAGCTCGGTTTGAGGAGATTCGGGAACGTCTTTGGGGCTCCGCTCCAGCGGCCAAGTGA